Proteins found in one Zea mays cultivar B73 chromosome 1, Zm-B73-REFERENCE-NAM-5.0, whole genome shotgun sequence genomic segment:
- the LOC103644717 gene encoding uncharacterized protein, with translation MAPGKRSTWTSRKPEEPVPTDYEKIRAMNMMKNNQLFQRLGLGQLKSLVTATATNNKEDCPQQSESLYDGENTDNSNEEESQCRNDGRANISNDGDQISTKVTRGNKRIVAPVQERTIRVTRQRIAEINQENSHNLSVHKQLSSCPATNHDSIETLVVPTQPSANTTIDNNPTHNIDNAIEPNSLIQEESDNHNAVEGTIDIIPRRKSMGKQLESLSRGLGMKIPIQITEGSKRPEPPIQAAKFASEGGITLRQHIPIFHHWKEYKRKENEPTIKNYIGKVNAQFTMDNDSKAVEDACLDMLKGKQPNAKM, from the exons ATGGCTCCAGGGAAGAGGTCCACATGGACCTCACGGAAACCCGAAG AACCTGTGCCAACTGATTACGAGAAAATAAGGGCTATGAATATGATGAAGAACAATCAATTGTTTCAACGGCTAGGCCTTGGACAACTGAAATCACTAGTGACTGCTACAGCTACAAACAACAAAGAAGACTGTCCTCAGCAATCAGAGAGTTTATATGATGGTGAAAACACTGACAATTCTAATGAAGAG GAATCCCAATGTCGTAACGATGGTCGTGCCAACATATCCAATGATGGTGATCAGATCTCAACAAAAGTAACAAGAGGAAATAAAAGAATTGTGGCACCTGTGCAGGAGCGAACAATTAGAGTCACTAGGCAAAGAATTGCTGAAATAAACCAAGAAAATAGCCACAACCTGTCTGTTCATAAACAACTCAGTTCATGTCCTGCTACAAACCATGATTCGATCGAAACTCTTGTTGTTCCTACACAACCTAGTGCAAATACCACCATAGACAATAACCCAACACATAACATAGATAATGCTATAGAGCCTAATTCTCTGATACAGGAGGAGAGTGATAACCACAATGCAGTTGAAG GAACAATAGATATCATACCAAGGAGAAAAAGTATGGGCAAACAACTTGAATCGTTAAGTAGAGGACTAGGAATGAAGATTCCAATCCAAATTACTGAAGGGAGCAAGAGGCCGGAGCCACCCATTCAAGCTGCTAAGTTTGCATCAGAGGGGGGAATCACATTGCGGCAGCACATTCCAATATTTCACCACTGGAAGGAGTACAAGAGGAAAGAGAATGAACCTACAATAAAAAACTATATTGGAAAAGTTAAT GCTCAATTCACCATGGACAATGATAGCAAGGCAGTGGAAGATGCTTGTCTAGATATGCTAAAG GGAAAGCAGCCCAATGCCAAGATGTAG
- the LOC118476012 gene encoding uncharacterized protein, translating to MHCSKKKGFSENVKKAIVDMEAMVTTTVEDGQQQKSPMEVVSEVLGGSSLFLHNVGLQDNSKKSSTTTVSAKFQELQNQLESERLEKDELREEIETLKAQAQASKETMDNMKRSMEENNSLLHQLLSFNRSQAPPS from the exons ATGCATTGCAGCAAGAAGAAAGGTTTTTCTGAAAATGTAAAGAAAGCAATT GTTGACATGGAAGCAATGGTGACAACAACAGTTGAGGATGGACAACAACAAAAGTCTCCTATGGAAGTTGTTTCTGAAGTGCTAGGGGGCTCCAGTTTATTTCTACATAATGTTGGTCTGCAAGATAACTCCAAGAAAAGCTCCACAACAACTGTTTCTGCAAAGTTTCAAGAACTTCAGAATCAATTGGAGTCTGAGAGGCTAGAAAAAGATGAACTTCGGGAAGAAATAGAAACCTTAAAGGCTCAGGCACAGGCCTCAAAGGAGACCATGGACAATATGAAGAGATCGATGGAAGAAAATAACAGTCTCCTCCATCAACTGTTGAGCTTCAATCGAAGCCAAGCGCCCCCATCTTAA